In Paenibacillus guangzhouensis, a single window of DNA contains:
- a CDS encoding GNAT family N-acetyltransferase — MDAFQHNLPAMQIVLMTEAHAAAVCSWEFEPPYNIYGFLPWEDMQKIGIEFGDPELRQEQYRAIESPNGELIGFAQFFPMVGVTRLGVCMRPDLCGQGLGSRFMETIVQEAIRRSPQDEIDLEVHSWNKRAIRTYQKVGFVITDTYDRRTPTGIGEFHCMVWQGHSSR; from the coding sequence ATGGACGCATTCCAACACAACCTGCCTGCCATGCAGATCGTCCTAATGACAGAAGCGCATGCCGCAGCCGTCTGCAGCTGGGAGTTCGAACCGCCCTATAATATTTATGGATTCCTACCTTGGGAGGACATGCAGAAGATTGGAATCGAGTTCGGAGACCCTGAGCTTCGTCAGGAGCAATACCGTGCGATTGAATCACCGAACGGCGAGTTGATCGGATTCGCGCAATTTTTCCCTATGGTTGGTGTGACACGGCTCGGCGTCTGCATGCGACCGGATTTATGCGGACAAGGATTAGGAAGCCGATTTATGGAAACCATTGTACAAGAAGCTATCCGTCGTTCGCCGCAAGATGAAATTGATCTTGAAGTACATAGTTGGAATAAGCGAGCCATTCGCACCTATCAAAAGGTAGGTTTTGTAATTACCGACACATATGACAGACGCACCCCAACAGGCATCGGCGAATTCCATTGCATGGTCTGGCAAGGACATTCATCACGATAA
- a CDS encoding c-type cytochrome, which produces MQKWIMSTLFFGACTLAIVLMFTLNVGPKGEQKQEAKMPEVTLDAAAAEATVKANCISCHGNSLEGGVGPNLQKIGAELDEQKLFKTITKGKGGMMPAFKDKLKEEEIANVAKWLAAKK; this is translated from the coding sequence ATGCAAAAGTGGATTATGAGCACATTATTTTTCGGGGCTTGTACCTTAGCCATTGTATTGATGTTTACGTTGAACGTTGGTCCTAAAGGCGAACAGAAGCAAGAAGCGAAGATGCCTGAAGTTACGCTTGATGCAGCGGCAGCAGAAGCAACCGTAAAAGCAAACTGCATCTCTTGTCATGGTAACTCGCTGGAAGGCGGCGTTGGGCCGAATTTGCAGAAAATCGGAGCAGAGCTGGACGAACAAAAGCTTTTCAAGACGATTACTAAAGGTAAAGGCGGCATGATGCCAGCTTTTAAAGACAAGCTAAAAGAAGAAGAAATCGCAAACGTAGCGAAATGGCTCGCAGCGAAGAAATAA
- a CDS encoding sulfurtransferase, protein MGQGNIVSMTWVHEHLGDSNVILVDCRFMMGGAAPNVGQQQYEAGHLPGAYYLDLDRDLSSSVGEHGGRHPLPDIDTLASKFSSIGIDASKHVVAYDDQGGMMASRLWWLLQYTGHTGGASIMDDGFTTWAERGYPTTTEIPEPTSSATYVPQIDNRSIIHIDELRQEMTKSGVLLIDSREAPRYRGEVEPIDAVAGHIPGALNAFWKESLDGQGLWRSADEQKVRFVKLGADQAETIIVYCGSGVSACPNVIALQEAGYKNVRLYAGSWSDWISYEGNPIATGEE, encoded by the coding sequence ATGGGACAAGGCAACATCGTATCTATGACTTGGGTGCATGAGCATTTAGGGGATTCGAACGTGATTTTGGTGGATTGTCGGTTCATGATGGGTGGGGCTGCACCGAACGTGGGACAGCAACAATATGAAGCGGGACATTTGCCAGGTGCTTATTATTTGGATTTGGATCGGGACTTGTCCTCTTCCGTGGGTGAACATGGCGGGAGACACCCTCTGCCGGATATCGATACACTTGCATCGAAGTTCAGCAGCATCGGTATCGATGCGTCCAAGCATGTGGTTGCTTATGACGATCAAGGCGGCATGATGGCGAGTCGACTATGGTGGCTCTTGCAGTACACGGGACATACTGGCGGTGCTTCGATCATGGATGACGGCTTCACGACTTGGGCTGAGCGGGGATATCCGACAACAACCGAGATACCGGAACCGACAAGTTCTGCAACTTATGTGCCGCAGATCGACAATCGATCCATCATCCATATCGACGAGTTGCGTCAAGAAATGACGAAGTCCGGCGTCCTCCTCATTGACTCGCGGGAAGCCCCACGATATCGCGGTGAGGTAGAGCCGATCGACGCTGTGGCCGGGCATATTCCGGGTGCGCTGAACGCATTCTGGAAGGAGTCGCTGGACGGGCAAGGATTATGGCGTTCGGCGGATGAGCAGAAGGTTCGGTTCGTCAAGTTAGGCGCGGATCAAGCGGAGACCATCATCGTCTACTGCGGATCGGGCGTGTCGGCCTGCCCAAATGTGATCGCACTGCAGGAAGCGGGATATAAAAACGTAAGATTGTATGCGGGAAGCTGGAGCGATTGGATTTCGTATGAGGGGAATCCGATTGCGACGGGAGAAGAGTAA
- the motB gene encoding flagellar motor protein MotB has product MSKKSRKAHHDEHIDESWLIPYADILTLLLALFIVLYSMSAVDAKKFEEMSQAFNAAFSGSTGILDQTAVIKTGPANGKKDNEDKNTGNVDIKDKDKMTAMKQEEENMAKIKKKLDQYIQENKLTSQLSTKLNQSQLLITISDTALFASGSATVKPESRNLAVTMADMLEQFPGYEIIIAGHTDNQPISNSEFESNWELSSTRASKFMKILLQNPKLDPKLFSVIGQGEYHPVASNATVEGRAQNRRVEISIMRKFVNNEDTKSITVKK; this is encoded by the coding sequence GTGAGCAAAAAGAGTAGAAAAGCCCATCACGATGAACACATCGATGAATCCTGGCTCATTCCTTATGCCGATATTCTAACCCTATTGCTTGCATTGTTTATCGTACTCTACTCGATGAGTGCTGTTGATGCGAAGAAATTCGAAGAGATGAGCCAAGCCTTTAATGCCGCTTTTAGTGGAAGTACAGGCATCTTGGATCAGACCGCTGTCATCAAGACTGGCCCTGCGAACGGCAAGAAAGATAACGAGGATAAGAACACAGGAAATGTCGATATCAAAGATAAAGACAAAATGACTGCCATGAAGCAAGAAGAAGAGAACATGGCCAAAATTAAAAAGAAGCTGGACCAATATATTCAGGAGAATAAGTTGACGTCACAGCTCAGTACGAAGCTCAATCAATCCCAGCTCCTAATCACGATCAGTGACACTGCGCTATTCGCCTCAGGCAGCGCGACCGTCAAGCCGGAATCCCGTAATCTAGCCGTGACCATGGCGGATATGCTCGAGCAATTCCCGGGATATGAGATAATTATCGCGGGACATACGGATAATCAACCGATCTCGAATTCCGAATTCGAATCCAACTGGGAGTTGAGCTCCACGCGGGCATCGAAATTCATGAAGATTCTGCTGCAGAATCCGAAGCTAGATCCGAAGCTGTTCAGCGTCATCGGCCAAGGGGAATACCACCCTGTGGCGAGCAACGCAACTGTCGAAGGAAGGGCACAGAACCGCCGAGTAGAAATCTCGATCATGCGGAAGTTCGTGAACAATGAGGACACGAAGAGCATTACCGTAAAAAAATAA
- the rluF gene encoding 23S rRNA pseudouridine(2604) synthase RluF yields MRINKFISETGFCSRREADKLVADGKVTINGIVAELGSQAETGDDVRVNGRPIADASKHVYILLNKPVGITCTTESHVPGNIVDFIKHKERIFPIGRLDKDSEGLILLTNDGDIVNRILRAEGRHEKEYIVTVNRPITPQFLQGMASGVRILGAMTLPCTVTRISEREFRIILTEGKNRQIRRMCQAFGYEVKKLRRIRIMNIHLGSQRVGTWRDLTPAEKAELGKTLQYELG; encoded by the coding sequence GTGCGAATTAATAAATTTATTAGTGAGACCGGTTTTTGTTCACGACGTGAGGCGGACAAACTAGTCGCTGACGGCAAAGTGACGATTAATGGGATCGTTGCTGAACTAGGAAGTCAAGCTGAGACAGGTGATGATGTGCGCGTTAATGGCCGTCCGATTGCGGATGCGAGCAAACATGTCTATATCCTGTTGAATAAGCCTGTGGGCATTACTTGTACGACAGAGTCCCATGTCCCGGGAAATATTGTTGATTTTATAAAGCATAAAGAACGAATATTCCCTATTGGTCGATTGGATAAAGATTCGGAAGGGCTAATCTTGCTCACGAATGATGGGGATATTGTGAATCGGATTTTGCGGGCAGAAGGACGGCATGAGAAGGAATACATTGTAACGGTGAACCGCCCTATCACACCTCAGTTCCTGCAAGGGATGGCGAGTGGTGTACGAATTCTAGGTGCGATGACGCTGCCTTGTACGGTAACTCGGATTAGCGAGCGGGAGTTCCGGATCATTCTCACGGAAGGGAAGAATCGTCAGATTCGTAGAATGTGCCAAGCCTTCGGTTATGAAGTAAAAAAGCTGCGCCGCATTCGGATTATGAACATTCATCTAGGCTCCCAGCGCGTTGGCACATGGCGAGATTTAACGCCGGCAGAGAAGGCCGAACTAGGGAAGACGCTGCAATACGAGCTAGGCTAA
- the motA gene encoding flagellar motor stator protein MotA yields the protein MEKSTLAGIILGLSAIIVGMYLKGAPLGSLYNPAAFMIIFVGTAASVCMAFPMSELKKIPKLFGLVFKQQQLIDRTELIRLFTEWASITRREGLLALEAKVEEIDDDFMRNGMRMIIDGNEQDFVRDVLMENINATETRHRSGALIFQQAGMYAPTLGVLGAVVGLIAALSDMSSMEHLTKAIAAAFIATLLGIFTGYVIWHPLANKLKRLSEREIQVRLMMVEGLLSIQSGVSTIAIGQKLAVFLTPAERVKMEEKGESGGEQKE from the coding sequence GTGGAAAAATCAACATTAGCCGGTATTATTTTAGGTCTCTCTGCGATTATAGTCGGGATGTATTTGAAAGGCGCTCCCTTAGGGTCGCTCTACAACCCAGCTGCCTTTATGATTATTTTTGTCGGTACAGCAGCATCGGTATGTATGGCCTTCCCAATGTCCGAGCTGAAGAAGATACCTAAACTGTTTGGCCTCGTGTTCAAGCAGCAGCAATTGATCGACCGTACAGAATTGATCCGTCTCTTCACAGAATGGGCGAGCATTACGCGTCGTGAAGGTCTGCTTGCGCTAGAGGCGAAAGTCGAAGAGATTGACGATGATTTCATGCGCAACGGTATGCGAATGATCATCGACGGGAACGAACAAGATTTCGTACGCGACGTCTTAATGGAGAACATTAATGCAACCGAGACGCGTCACCGTTCGGGAGCACTGATCTTTCAACAAGCGGGGATGTACGCACCGACGCTCGGGGTACTCGGGGCCGTTGTCGGTCTAATCGCTGCTTTATCGGACATGTCCTCGATGGAGCATCTAACCAAAGCGATCGCAGCCGCGTTTATCGCAACACTATTAGGTATTTTTACCGGATATGTTATCTGGCATCCCCTCGCGAATAAATTAAAGCGTCTCTCTGAGCGTGAAATTCAAGTACGATTAATGATGGTTGAAGGTCTGCTATCCATCCAATCGGGTGTATCTACGATCGCGATCGGCCAGAAGCTAGCTGTATTCCTAACTCCTGCAGAACGCGTGAAAATGGAGGAAAAGGGGGAATCCGGCGGTGAGCAAAAAGAGTAG